The DNA region CATCACTGCCTCCTGAATCTCGCCACTGAGTATTGCTTTGCATACTCAGCTATAGCATCTAGGTATAGTGACAACAACTCAGCGGGAGGGTGAATTCCATGACAGTGCTGCAGGGCGTACTGACAGATCGGGACGCGTGGTCGGCCGTGGGGCAGTGCCCGATCGAGAAGACGATGGGTGTGCTCGGCGCCAAATCGGCGATGCTGATCCTGCGCGAGGCGTATTACGGCACCACCCGCTTCGACGATTTCTGGCGCCGGGTCGGCATCACGAAGGCCGCGGCGGCCGCCCGCCTGGCCGACCTCGTCGAAGCGGGCCTGCTGCAGCGTCAGCCCTACCAGGAGCCCGGGCAGCGCAGCCGCGACGAGTACGTCCTCACGCAGGCGGGCACCGACTTCATGCCGGTGGTGTGGGCGATGTTCGAGTGGGGTCAGCGACACCTGCCCGCCCCGGCACCGCTGCGGCTGACTCACGAGGGGTGCGGCGCGGAGGCGGCGGTCGTCATGCGCTGCGCCGACGGGCACGACGTGCCGCCGGAAGAACTCGGAATGCGGGTGGCGCGCTCCCGATAGGGTCCACCTGGCGGGCCGGCTACGGCGAGTGCGATCTGCATCGCTGTCCCGGGTGTGATGGGATTTGACGTTATGGGTATCAAAGTGGCGCTGGAGCACCGCACCAGCTACACATTCGACCGTCTCGTCGAGGTCTTTCCGCACGTCGTCCGGTTGCGGCCGGCGCCGCACTCGCGTACCCCGATCGAGGCCTACTCGCTGAACGTCGAGCCCGCCGATCACTTCGTCAACTGGCAGCAGGACGCATTCGGCAACTTCATGGCCAGGCTCGTCTTCCCGACGCGCACCCGGAGCCTGACGATCACCGTCGGGCTGATCGCCGATCTGAAGGTGATCAATCCTTTCGACTTCTTCATCGAGGACTACGCCGAACGTGTCGGGTTCGAATACCCACGGGCGCTGGCCGAGGATCTCAAGCCCTATTTGCGACCGGTCGACGAGAGCGGAGGCGGCTCGGGCCCGGGTGACCTCGCCGAGGCGTGGGTGCAGAACTTCTC from Mycobacterium sp. DL includes:
- a CDS encoding helix-turn-helix domain-containing protein, whose protein sequence is MTVLQGVLTDRDAWSAVGQCPIEKTMGVLGAKSAMLILREAYYGTTRFDDFWRRVGITKAAAAARLADLVEAGLLQRQPYQEPGQRSRDEYVLTQAGTDFMPVVWAMFEWGQRHLPAPAPLRLTHEGCGAEAAVVMRCADGHDVPPEELGMRVARSR